Genomic segment of Streptomyces zhihengii:
CGCCCGAGGCGTACCGGCGCATCGCCGCGCGGGTGTCCCCGAGCCAGGACAGGGAGTCGGTGCCGGAGGTCCCTGGCTGCCAGGCGCCGATGTACTGGGCCAGGATCCGTGAGCGGCGGTGGACGAACGCCGTCGCCAGCGGGTCGACCCGGTTCACCGCGCCGCCGAGCGCGGTCAGCAGCACGCTGCCGTCCGCCGCGCCCCGCCCGGCCGGTATGCGGGTGTACGCCTCGGCCGCCGCGATCAGGGCCCGCACCCCGCCGCCCGTCAGGTCCCGGTCGAAGAAGTCGGAGGCCGAGGCGTAGGTCTCGCGCGGCAGCGTGCCCCCGGGCCCGCGCCCGGGCGTGGTGCCCGGCAGCCGGCACCGCTCCTCGTCGAGCCCGAGGCACCCGGCGGCGGCGAGCATCGCGTCGAGGTACGGGCGGGGGCGCAGGGCGACGGACGCGGCCGAGGAGCCCGCCGCGTCCGCGAGCCGGTCGACGGCGTTGCGCAGTCCGTCCTCGTCGCCGAGCGTGAGGGCCATGACCGAGAGTGTCGGGCGGACGCCGCCGGGCCCCGCGTTCACCGTCGCCGACGACCAGATCTCGTCCGGCTGCGCGGGCCCCCACCGCTGCCAGGCCGTCAGGACCGCCTCGGCCCTGGACCACGGCCAGTTCATGTAGGCGGCCACGGTCGGCGGCGCGGGGTGGGTGCGGAAGCGGAAGCGGGTGACCACCCCGAAGCCGCCGGTGCCGCCGCCGCGCAGGGCCCAGTGGAGGTCCCGGTCGGCGTCGGCGCTCGCGGTCCTGGTGGTGCCGTCCGCGGTGACGATCGTCGCCTCCGTCATGCTGTCGCAGGTCAGGCCGTAGGCGCGGGACGTCACCCCGTGGCCGCCGCCGAGGGCGAGGCCGGAGATGCCGACCGTCGGGCAGGAACCGCCGGGCACCGTGCGTCCGGTGCGGGCCAGCCCGCGGTACACACCGGCGAGCTTCGCGCCCGCGCCGATCGTGCCGTCGGCGCGCACCTCGTCGAGCGAGGAGACGTCGATGACGAGGCGTCCGGTCCCCGACGACCAGCCGCCGTAGGAGTGGCCGCCGTTGCGCACCGCCACCGGCACGGAGCGGGCCCGCGCGTACGCCAGGCACTCCCGGACGTCGTCCTCGCCGGCCACATAGGCGACGGCGGCGGGCCTCAGGCCGTCGAAGCGGGTGTTGTAGAGCTGCCGGGCGCTCGCCCAGTCCGCGTCGCCGGGCAGCACCAGCAGGCCGTCGAGCCCCCGGGCGAGCGCCGCCCAGTCGGCGGCGGCGCTGCCGCCCCCGGGAGTGCGGGTCGCCGGGCGGTCGGTGGACGGCGGGGAACCGTCCGTGCCGCCGTCGCCGCCCGTGCAGGCGCCGGTGACGGCCGTGGTGGTGAGAGCGACGGCGGTGGTGAGCAGCGTGCGCCGGTCCATGGGGCCTCCCGTGGAGGAGAAGACGGCGGCCGGCGGCCGCGGGTTCCCGGGCGGTGGCACTCCGGCCGGCGGGGCAGCGGGGCCGGGGGGTGCTTCGGCCCGGGGAGAGGGGGTGCGGGGTGGTGCGCCGGTGGTCCTCAGGGGGCTTCCGCGTGGGTGCGGGCGTCCGTGCGGGCACGGTCCCGGGACCGGCGTGCCGGTCCCGACCAGCCGCAGGTGCAGCGGGCCACGGCGAAGGAGCCGCGTTCGACGGTGGTGGTCAGATGCGCCGGGCTCCCGGCGCCCGGGTCCTGCTGGGGCACGGGGTCCACGGTACTGGGCGGCGGCGGGCCGCCGGGATGGCCCCCGCGGCGTGACGGGGGGAGGGGGCGGTCGTTAGGGAGTGCGGGGCGTCCCCGGGCCGCGGGCCGAGGGAGGGGCGGCCTCCAAGCACTGGTCCCGTTCTGGGGGTTGACAGGCGATGGTGGCGCAGCAGCACAGACGCAGGGGCGGAACGATGGCCGTCGCGGCGACCGTGATGGGGGTGATGGCGGCCACCGGGTGTTCGGGCGGGGGAGCCGTCGCCGACGAGGGCGACGGCGGCGGGACCGTCGACGAGGTCGTCAGGGCGGCGGACGCGCTGGAGCGGGCGCGCAGCTCCCGGGCGCGCACCGCGATGGAGATGGCGACCGGCGGCACCCGGGTCACCATCCGCGGCGACGGCGGCTACGACTTCGCCCGCCGCACCGGCCGGCTGACGGTGGTGCTGCCGCCCGACCCGGCCGGGGCCGACGAGCACGAGCCGATCACCGAACTGCTCACCCCGGGCGCGCTCTACATGAAGAACCGGGGCGCGGGCGTCCCCGCCGACAAGTGGGTCCGCGTCGACACGGCCGCCCTCGACGACGGGAACCTCGTCACGGGCGGGGCCACCGATCCGCTCGCGGCGGCGGAACTGCTGCGCGGCGCCGAGCAGGTGACCTTCGTCGGCGAGACCGAGGTCGAGGGCGAGCGGGTGCGGCACTTCCGCGGCACCACGGACATCGGGCGGGCGGCGCGGGCGGCGCGGCCGCACGCCAGGGCGGCGCTGGCGGCCGCGGCGAAAGGGTTCGCCGACCGGGCGGTGCCGTTCGACGTCTATCTCGACGACGCGGGTCTGCTGCGCAAGGTCCGGCACCGTTTCACCTTCGCCAACGAGGGGCGCGCGGTGGCCGTGACGTCGACCACGGTCCTCTTCGACTTCGGGGAGCCGGTCGAGGTGCGGCTGCCGGCCCGGGAGGACATCTACACCGGGAAGGTCGAGGTCTGACGCGGAGCGCGGGGCCCCGGGCGGCGCGCGGCGGCGGCCGTCGCGCGGGAAGCCACCCGGGATGGCCAGAGCGCAAATGGTCCGGACGTGCCATGCGCTTTGCGCCATCCGGTCCCTAGCCTAGGGACCGACATCGGCCGGAAGAGGTGACGGCACGTGGCTCCGCCCAGTACGACGACAGTCCAGGACGACTGCGTGGCCCTCGCCGAGATCGAGCTCTGCGGCGAGCTGATGATCGCCGCGTCGGCCGTGGACGGGGAGCGGCTGAGCCCGGCCCGTATCGACGAGGTGCTGTGGGGCACGCCGGACCGGCCGGCCGGCCCGGCGCACCGCTGAACTCTCCGCGCCGCGCCCCTCGGCCGACTGCCTCCGCGGCGTCCACGCTGTGGGCGGGCGATGTGATCAAGCCAATCGTGCCGTTCTTCCGGAGAGGGATTCGTCTCCCGAAGAACGGCACGTAACAGGACGAACGGGACCGGCCTCCGAGGCGGCCCGGGGGGTCAGGTGCGCAGAAGGCGGGCGATCGCCTTCGTCGCCTCCTCGACCTTGGCGTCGATCTCGTCGCCGCCCTTGACCGCCGCGTCCGCGACGCAGTGCCGCAGGTGCTCCTCCAGGAGCTGGAGCGCGAAGGACTGGAGCGCCTTCGTGGACGCCGAGACCTGGGTGAGTATGTCGATGCAGTAGACGTCCTCGTCGACCATCCGCTGCAGGCCGCGGATCTGCCCCTCGATCCGGCGCAGCCGCTTGAGGTGCTCGTCCTTCTGCTTGTGGTAGCCGTGCACGCCGTGGTCGTGGTCGGTGACCGGGGGGCCGGCCGCCTCGGTGGTCGTCATCGCGTCCTCCCGTTGTCCTGAAAGGGGTGTTGTATACCCCTCGTGGGTATATGGTATCGAATCACAGGGAAATCGGTGGGGGTCTGTGCTGATCGCGTCGGTTGATGGGCGACACTGGGTTGTCGCCGGTTAGCCGTGGCCGGATGATGCGCCTAGCATCAGCCTGACCGAAACCAGAGCACCCCGAGGACCCCACGTGCGATTTCGTCTGACCCCCAGGGAGACGAGCTTCTACGACATGTTCGCCGCATCCGCGGACAACATCGTCACGGGCTCGAAGCTCCTGATGGAACTGCTCGGTGCGGAGTCCTCCGCCCGGGCCGAGATCGCGGAACGGATGCGGGCAGCAGAGCACGCCGGGGACGACGCGACCCATGCGATCTTCCACCAGCTGAACTCCTCGTTCATCACGCCGTTCGACCGTGAGGACATCTACTCCCTCGCGTCGTCCCTCGACGACATCATGGACTTCATGGAAGAGGCCGTCGACCTCGTCGTCCTCTACAACGTCGAGGAACTGCCGAAGGGTGTCGAGCAGCAGATCGAGGTCCTGGCGCGGGCGGCCGAACTGACCGCCGAGGCCATGCCGCACCTGCGGACCATGGACAACCTCACCGAGTACTGGATCGAGGTCAACCGGCTGGAGAACCAGGCGGACCAGATCCACCGCAAGCTGCTCGCCCACCTCTTCAACGGCAAGTACGACGCCATCGAGGTCCTCAAGCTCAAGCAGATCGTCGATGTGCTCGAAGAGGCCGCGGACGCGTTCGAGCACGTGGCGAACACGGTGGAGACCATCGCGGTCAAGGAGTCCTGAGCTTCGTGGACACCTTTGCCCTGATCGTGACCATTGGTGTCGCGCTCGGATTCACGTACACCAACGGCTTCCACGACTCCGCGAACGCGATCGCGACCTCCGTCTCCACCCGCGCGCTGACACCGCGCGCGGCGCTGGCGATGGCCGCGGTCATGAACCTCGCGGGGGCCTTCCTCGGACAGGGCGTCGCCAAGACCGTCAGTGAAGGTCTCATCGAGACCCCGCACGGCGACCGCGGCATGGGCATCCTGTTCGCGGCGCTCGTCGGCGCGATCGTCTGGAACCTGGTCACCTGGTACTTCGGCCTCCCGTCCTCGTCCTCCCACGCCCTCTTCGGCGGCATGGTCGGCGCGGCGCTCGCCGGCGGGACGGAGGTGATCTGGACCGGGGTGCTGGAGAAGATCGTCATCCCGATGTTCCTCTCCCCGATCATCGGTCTGATCTGCGGCTACCTGGTGATGGTCGCGATCATGTGGATGTTCCGGCGGACCAACCCGCACAAGGCGAAGCGCGGCTTCCGTATCGCCCAGACCGTCTCCGCGGCGGGCATGGCGCTGGGCCACGGCCTCCAGGACGCGCAGAAGACCATGGGCATCGTGGTCATGGCGCTGGTGATCGCGGACGTGGAGCAGTCCGGCGACGAGATCCCGGTGTGGGTCAAGATCGCGTGCGCCGTGATGCTGTCGCTGGGCACCTACGCGGGTGGCTGGCGCATCATGCGGACGCTCGGCCGCAAGATCATCGAGCTGGACCCGCCGCAGGGGTTCGCGGCGGAGACGACCGGCGCGTCGATCATGTTCGGCTCGGCGTTCCTGTTCCACGCGCCGATCTCGACGACGCATGTGATCACCTCGGCGATCATGGGTGTCGGCGCGACCAAGCGGATCAACGCGGTGCGCTGGGGCGTGGCGAAGAACATCATCCTCGGGTGGTTCATCACGATGCCGGCGGCGGCGGCGGTGGCGGCGCTGAGCTACGGGGTCGTGTGGTTGATCTTCGGGTGACGCGTCCCGTGTGACGCGCCTCGCGGAGCCCCGTCGCCCCCCTCCCTGGGGCGCCGGGGCTCTCCCGTCCCCGGGGCGACCGGCTTTTGCGGGGGCTCCGCCCCCGAGCCCCCGCGCCTCAAGCTCCCCCTACGGCCTGGCGGCCGTGGGAGGTACCCCATGCGGGGCTGACTTTGTCAGCCCCGCCGGCGCTTGAGGCGACCGCGCGGAGCGCGGTGCGGGCCACGCGAGGCGCGGACGAAGGCAGCCCGTCCGGCGTTGGCGACCGCGCGGAGCGCGGTGCCGGGTCCGCGCGGTGCGGGCGGCGTCGGCCGGATCTCCCGATCACGGCTGGCGCATCCCCGCCGACACACGGGCCAGCCCCCGGACGGAGCCCGGCAACCGGTCAAGCCGCCCCGGGACGGAGCCCCCCCAACCGAGCCCCCCGGGGACGGAGCCCCCCAACCGCGACCGCCCCCGGGACGGAGCCCCCGTGCAGGAGTGCGGAAGGGCCCGCCCCCTGGGAGAGGGGGCGGGCCCGTCGTCTTGCGGGTGGCACCGCCATGCAGCACCCGCAGACGGCTTATCCGAAGCGCCCCGAGATGTAGTCCTCGGTCGCCTGGACGGACGGGTTGGCGAAGATCCGCTCCGTGTCGTCGATCTCGATCAGCTTCCCGGGCTGGCCCACCGCCGCCAGGTTGAAGAAGGCCGTGCGGTCGGAGACACGCGCCGCCTGCTGCATGTTGTGCGTCACGATGACGATCGTGAAGCGCTCCTTCAGCTCGCCGATCAGGTCCTCGATCGCGAGCGTCGAGATCGGGTCGAGCGCCGAGCAGGGCTCGTCCATCAGCAGCACGTCCGGCTCGACCGCGATCGCGCGGGCGATGCACAGACGCTGCTGCTGGCCGCCGGACAGGCCCGAGCCCGGCTTGTTCAGACGGTCCTTGACCTCGTTCCAGAGGTTGGCCCCGCGCAGGGACTTCTCGACGATGTCGGCGAGCTGGGCCTTCTTGTAGGAGCCGTTCAGGCGCAGCCCCGCCGCCACGTTGTCGAAGATCGACATGGTGGGGAACGGGTTCGGCCGCTGGAAGACCATGCCGACCGTGCGGCGCACGGCGACCGGGTCGATGCCGGAGGCGTAGAGGTTCTCGTCGTCGAGCATCACCTTGCCCTCGACCCGCCCGCCGGGGGTGACCTCGTGCATGCGGTTGAGGGTGCGCAGGAAGGTGGACTTGCCGCAGCCGGACGGGCCGATGAAGGCCGTCACGGAGCGGGGCTCCACGGTCATCGAGATGTCCTCGATCGCCTTGTGGGAGCCGTAGTAGGCGGTCAGACCGCTGACGTCGATTCGCTTTGCCATGGGGGTCACTTCGCTTTCTGGTGGTCGCGTCAGCGACCGGCCGTGCGGCATCGGGGCCGCAGATCAGTGCTTCGGGGCCTTCCAGCGGGCGATGCCGCGAGCCACCAGGTTGAGGATCATGACGAAGGCGATCAGGACCAGGGCGGCGGCCCAGGCGCGGTCGTACGACGCCTCGCTGCCGACCCGGTACTGCTCCCAGATGTAGAAGGGGAGCGACGACTGGGCGCCTTCGAAGGGGTTGGTGTTGATCAGCTGGCTGCCGAAGACGAGCAGCATGATCGGCGCGGTCTCACCGGCGATACGCGCGATCGCGAGCATCACACCGGTGGTGATGCCGCCGAGCGCGGTCGGGATGACCACCTTCATGATCGTGCGCCACTTCGGCACACCGAGGGCGAGGGAGGCCTCGCGCAGCTCGTTCGGGACGAGCTTGAGCATCTCCTCGGTGGAGCGGACGACGACCGGGATCATCAGGATCGCCAGGGCCAGCGCACCCATCAGGCCGGACGGCTGGAGCTTGAACATCAGCATGATCGACAGCAGGAACAGACCGGCGACGATCGACGGGATGCCCGTCATGACGTCGACGAAGAACGTCACGGCCTTGGCCAGCGCGCCCTTGCCGTACTCCACCAGGTAGACGGCGGTCAGCAGGCCGATGGGCACCGAGACCAGGGTGGCGAGGCCGACCTGCTCCAGGGTGCCGATGATGGCGTGGTACACACCGCCGCCCGCCTCGAAGCCGGGGACGCCGGCCATCGAGTGGGTGAGGAAGTACCCGTCGAGGGCCTTCCAGCCGCGGCTGACGGTGACCCCGATCAGCGAGAACAGCGGCACGACCGCGAGGACGAAGCAGACCCAGACGATGCTGGTCGCCAGCCGGTCCTTGGCCTGGCGGCGGTTCTCGACGGCGCTGGTGACCGTGTACGAGATCACGACGAAGAAGAGTGCGGAGACCAGCCCCCACTGGATCCGGCTCTCCCAGCCCGCGACGACGCCGAGACCCACGCCGAGGACGACGGAGACGGCGGCGAAGCCGAGCGGCGCCCACTTGGGGAGCGACCGGGTGCTGAGGCTGCGGCGGGGACCCGGCGCGGCGTGCGACGGGGTTTCCCTTATGGCGGTCTGGCTCATGCTGCACCCCATTCGTTCACTTCTCCGCCCGCGCGGCGCAGAGGTGCGGCTTTCGTGGTCGTCTGCGGCCCGGCGGCCGCGCGTGCGTCGTTCACGCGTTGGCCCCCGAGTACTCCTTGCGGCGCGCGATGATCAGGCGGGCCGCGCCGTTGACCAGCAGGGTGAGGACGAAGAGGACCAGGCCGGAGGCGATCAGGGCGTCCCGCCCGAATTCGTTGGCCTCGTCGAACTTCGCGGCGATGTTCTGGGCGAAGGTGCCGCCGCCCGGGTTCAGCAGGTGCAGCGAGATGAGGAAGCTCGGGGAGAGCACGGTGGCGACGGCCATCGTCTCGCCCAGCGCGCGTCCGAGGCCGAGCATCGAGGCCGAGATCACACCGGAGCGGCCGAAGGGCAGCACCGACATGCGGACGACCTCCCAGCGGGTCGCGCCGAGGGCCAGGGCGGCCTCCTCGTTGGTGCGCGGGACCTGGAGGAAGACCTCGCGGCTGACGCTGGTCACGATCGGCAGGATCATGATCGCCAGCAGCACGCCCACGGTGAACAGCGAACGGGCGACGCCGACCTCGGTCTTCTCGAAGACGTACGTCCAGCCGAAGAAGTCGTCGAGCCAGAGGTTCAGGCCCTCGAGGTACGGGACGAGGAAGAGCGCGCCCCAGATGCCGTAGATGATCGAGGGGACGGCGGCCAGCAGATCGACGACGTACGCGATCGGGGTGGCCAGCCTGCGCGGCGCGTAGTGCGAGATGAAGAGCGCGATGCCGACGGCGACCGGGACGGCGATCACCATCGCGATGATCGAGCTGACGACGGTGCCGAAGAGCAGGACCGCGATGCCGAAGACCGGCGGGTCACCGGCCGGGTTCCAGTCGAAGGTGGTGAGGAAGTTGCCCTCGTTCTTCGAGATGGCCAGCGTGGCGCGGTAGGTCAGGAACGCGGCGATCGACGCCATGATCACCAGCAGCAGGATGCCCGAGCCGCGGGACAGACCGAGGAAGATCTTGTCGCCTGCGCGGCCCGTGGACTTGCTGTTGAGCCCGGTGACCGGCGGAGCCGGCGTGGGTGGAAGTGAATCGGTGGGTGTGGTGGAAGCCATGGTCTTTCCGGTCTGTGTGGGGGAGCGCCCGGCTCCCCTGGCGGCGGTGCACCGGATGGCGGGCCGGCGGGGACGGAGCGTCCCCGCCGGCCTGCTGTGTTACTTCAGACCCGCGACGGTCTCGCGGACCTTGGCGTTGATCTCGGCCGGGATCGGGGCGTAGCCGGCCTCGGAGAGGACCTTCTGGCCCTCGTCGCTGGAGGTGTAGGTCAGGAAGGACTTGACGGTGTCGAGCGTGTCGGCCTTGTTGCCGGTGTCGCAGACGACCTCGTAGGTGACCAGGACCATCGGGTAGGCGCCCTCGGCCTTGGTGGCGTAGTCGAGCTCGAGCGCCAGGTCCTTGCCGGTGCCCTTGATCTTGGCGGCGGCGATGGCCTTGGAGGCGTTCTCCGAGGTGGCGTCCACCGGGGCGGCGGCACCGGTCGCGATGCTCACGGTCGGGATGGACTGCGAGGTGGCGTAGGAGAGCTCGAAGTAGCCGATGGCGCCCTCGTTCTGCTTGACCTGGGCGGCGACACCGGAGGAGCCGGACGCGGCCTGGCCGCCGGGGGCGGGCCACTTCTTCTCGGCCTCGTAGGGCCAGTCGGCCTTCGCGGTGGCGCCCAGGTACTTGCCGAGGTTCTGCGTGGTGCCGGAGTCCTCGGAGCGGTGGAAGGCCTGGATGGCCTTGTCCGGGAGCTGCGCGTCCTTGTTGAGCGCGGCGATGGCCGGGTCGTTCCAGTTCTTGATCTTGCCGTCGAAGATCTTCGCGATGGTGGCCGCGTCCAGGCTCAGCTTGTCGACGCCGGGGACGTTGTAGCCGATGGCGATCGGACCGCCGACCATCGGCAGGTTGATGCCCTGGCCGCCCTGGCAGATCTTCTTCGACTCCTCGACCTCCTCGGGCTTGAGCGCCGAGTCGGAGCCGGCGAAGCCGACGGTGCCCTGGTTGAAGGCCACGATGCCCTCGCCGGAGGACGAGGACTTGTAGTTGACCTCGACGCCCGTGCAGGCGGCCATGTAGTTCTTGACCCAGAGGTCCATCGCGTTCTTCTGCGCGCTGGAGCCGGAGGCGAGGAGCTTGCCCTTGGCGCCTTCGCACGTGATGTTGGAGGCAGCGCTGGTCGTCTCGCCGTTGCCCGTGGTGCCACCGGTGTTGTCGTCCGAACCGCACGCCGTGAGGACCAGGGCGCCGGAAACGGCGAGGGCACCGAGCGCGGCGGCCCGAAGCCCGTTCTTGCGCTGAAGCTTCACTTTCGGGTGTTCCTTCCAGTTGCCGCTGCGGTGCGGCGTGCGTCGGGGTGGGGGGACCGGCTCCGTGCCGGTCACCGTGTAAGGCCGAAATTAGGCAGATCAGGTGAAGTGGCCGACGGGGGAGAGTGAACGCGAGGTGAACCGTGGCGGGCGGCCCGGTGCTTCTTCCCCAGGATTGCGCCGGACGGGCGTCACGGCGCGTCGGCAGGCCGTCGTCACCCGTACGCGCCGGGCCGGCGGGGTGGCGGTCAGGCCGTGTGCAGGGAGTCCAGGAGGGCGTCGAGCAGGACGCGGTCCCGGGGCTGGGTGAGCCGGGCGCGGGCCGCGGCGGGCGGGAGCCAGGCGATGGCGTCGACCTCGGCGCTGGCGGCGAAGGAGCCGGAGCGGGTCTCCGCGGCCCAGTAGCTGACGTGCTTGGGCCGGCCGTTCGCCGTGTAGCGGACGGAGGGGAGCCGGGCGCCGGGGAGGCAGCGGTGGCCGGTCTCCTCCAGGACCTCGCGCAGGGCCGCCGCGAGGGCGTCCTCGCCGCGCTTGAGCTTGCCCTTGGGGTGCGACCAGTCGTCGTACTTCGGCCGGTGGACGAGGCAGATCTCGATCCGGTCGTGCCCGTGCGGGGCGCGGCGCCAGAGCACGCATCCGGCGGCCAGCACGGTGTCCGGTCCGACGGGGCCGTAGCCGGAGTCGTCGTGCCGGTCGTCGTGGGGGGTGCCGGGGCCGGTCATGGCGCGGGCACCGCCGCCGTGGCGTGCCGCCACTCCTGCTGGAAGGCGAACCGGGCCGCCTCCACCTCGTGCCGCTGGTCCGCGTGGAGCACCCCGAGGGCGTACGCGGTGGCCGGGGCGATCCGCGGGGTGCGGGCGGCCGACGCGGCGGCCTCGGACGCCTCGGCGGCCTCCCGGTGGTGGTCGAGCACCAGCCCGGCGTGGCACAGGACCGGGTCGTCGCCGGGGCGCACCGCCTCCCGTGCGTAGCGGTGCA
This window contains:
- a CDS encoding FAD-binding oxidoreductase → MDRRTLLTTAVALTTTAVTGACTGGDGGTDGSPPSTDRPATRTPGGGSAAADWAALARGLDGLLVLPGDADWASARQLYNTRFDGLRPAAVAYVAGEDDVRECLAYARARSVPVAVRNGGHSYGGWSSGTGRLVIDVSSLDEVRADGTIGAGAKLAGVYRGLARTGRTVPGGSCPTVGISGLALGGGHGVTSRAYGLTCDSMTEATIVTADGTTRTASADADRDLHWALRGGGTGGFGVVTRFRFRTHPAPPTVAAYMNWPWSRAEAVLTAWQRWGPAQPDEIWSSATVNAGPGGVRPTLSVMALTLGDEDGLRNAVDRLADAAGSSAASVALRPRPYLDAMLAAAGCLGLDEERCRLPGTTPGRGPGGTLPRETYASASDFFDRDLTGGGVRALIAAAEAYTRIPAGRGAADGSVLLTALGGAVNRVDPLATAFVHRRSRILAQYIGAWQPGTSGTDSLSWLGDTRAAMRRYASGAAYQNYADPELTNWREAYYGPAAERLTRLKHRYDPDRVFDHPQVV
- a CDS encoding metal-sensitive transcriptional regulator encodes the protein MTTTEAAGPPVTDHDHGVHGYHKQKDEHLKRLRRIEGQIRGLQRMVDEDVYCIDILTQVSASTKALQSFALQLLEEHLRHCVADAAVKGGDEIDAKVEEATKAIARLLRT
- a CDS encoding DUF47 domain-containing protein, which codes for MRFRLTPRETSFYDMFAASADNIVTGSKLLMELLGAESSARAEIAERMRAAEHAGDDATHAIFHQLNSSFITPFDREDIYSLASSLDDIMDFMEEAVDLVVLYNVEELPKGVEQQIEVLARAAELTAEAMPHLRTMDNLTEYWIEVNRLENQADQIHRKLLAHLFNGKYDAIEVLKLKQIVDVLEEAADAFEHVANTVETIAVKES
- a CDS encoding inorganic phosphate transporter, translating into MDTFALIVTIGVALGFTYTNGFHDSANAIATSVSTRALTPRAALAMAAVMNLAGAFLGQGVAKTVSEGLIETPHGDRGMGILFAALVGAIVWNLVTWYFGLPSSSSHALFGGMVGAALAGGTEVIWTGVLEKIVIPMFLSPIIGLICGYLVMVAIMWMFRRTNPHKAKRGFRIAQTVSAAGMALGHGLQDAQKTMGIVVMALVIADVEQSGDEIPVWVKIACAVMLSLGTYAGGWRIMRTLGRKIIELDPPQGFAAETTGASIMFGSAFLFHAPISTTHVITSAIMGVGATKRINAVRWGVAKNIILGWFITMPAAAAVAALSYGVVWLIFG
- the pstB gene encoding phosphate ABC transporter ATP-binding protein PstB; the protein is MAKRIDVSGLTAYYGSHKAIEDISMTVEPRSVTAFIGPSGCGKSTFLRTLNRMHEVTPGGRVEGKVMLDDENLYASGIDPVAVRRTVGMVFQRPNPFPTMSIFDNVAAGLRLNGSYKKAQLADIVEKSLRGANLWNEVKDRLNKPGSGLSGGQQQRLCIARAIAVEPDVLLMDEPCSALDPISTLAIEDLIGELKERFTIVIVTHNMQQAARVSDRTAFFNLAAVGQPGKLIEIDDTERIFANPSVQATEDYISGRFG
- the pstA gene encoding phosphate ABC transporter permease PstA — translated: MSQTAIRETPSHAAPGPRRSLSTRSLPKWAPLGFAAVSVVLGVGLGVVAGWESRIQWGLVSALFFVVISYTVTSAVENRRQAKDRLATSIVWVCFVLAVVPLFSLIGVTVSRGWKALDGYFLTHSMAGVPGFEAGGGVYHAIIGTLEQVGLATLVSVPIGLLTAVYLVEYGKGALAKAVTFFVDVMTGIPSIVAGLFLLSIMLMFKLQPSGLMGALALAILMIPVVVRSTEEMLKLVPNELREASLALGVPKWRTIMKVVIPTALGGITTGVMLAIARIAGETAPIMLLVFGSQLINTNPFEGAQSSLPFYIWEQYRVGSEASYDRAWAAALVLIAFVMILNLVARGIARWKAPKH
- the pstC gene encoding phosphate ABC transporter permease subunit PstC; this encodes MASTTPTDSLPPTPAPPVTGLNSKSTGRAGDKIFLGLSRGSGILLLVIMASIAAFLTYRATLAISKNEGNFLTTFDWNPAGDPPVFGIAVLLFGTVVSSIIAMVIAVPVAVGIALFISHYAPRRLATPIAYVVDLLAAVPSIIYGIWGALFLVPYLEGLNLWLDDFFGWTYVFEKTEVGVARSLFTVGVLLAIMILPIVTSVSREVFLQVPRTNEEAALALGATRWEVVRMSVLPFGRSGVISASMLGLGRALGETMAVATVLSPSFLISLHLLNPGGGTFAQNIAAKFDEANEFGRDALIASGLVLFVLTLLVNGAARLIIARRKEYSGANA
- the pstS gene encoding phosphate ABC transporter substrate-binding protein PstS, translated to MKLQRKNGLRAAALGALAVSGALVLTACGSDDNTGGTTGNGETTSAASNITCEGAKGKLLASGSSAQKNAMDLWVKNYMAACTGVEVNYKSSSSGEGIVAFNQGTVGFAGSDSALKPEEVEESKKICQGGQGINLPMVGGPIAIGYNVPGVDKLSLDAATIAKIFDGKIKNWNDPAIAALNKDAQLPDKAIQAFHRSEDSGTTQNLGKYLGATAKADWPYEAEKKWPAPGGQAASGSSGVAAQVKQNEGAIGYFELSYATSQSIPTVSIATGAAAPVDATSENASKAIAAAKIKGTGKDLALELDYATKAEGAYPMVLVTYEVVCDTGNKADTLDTVKSFLTYTSSDEGQKVLSEAGYAPIPAEINAKVRETVAGLK
- a CDS encoding NUDIX hydrolase, with protein sequence MTGPGTPHDDRHDDSGYGPVGPDTVLAAGCVLWRRAPHGHDRIEICLVHRPKYDDWSHPKGKLKRGEDALAAALREVLEETGHRCLPGARLPSVRYTANGRPKHVSYWAAETRSGSFAASAEVDAIAWLPPAAARARLTQPRDRVLLDALLDSLHTA